The following proteins come from a genomic window of Corallococcus sp. NCRR:
- a CDS encoding FTR1 family protein yields the protein MKHAAALTLCLLLALSSSARAEAPATDEGRTWHRLVGILQYLQADYPAAVSSQSEFELTEQKSFAAEALAAAKDLGPAAATFVPRVEAIQARVDEAKDPEGVSRDCGELVESLVLAGGLARSPRVAPDLEHGKKLFQANCTACHGTEGKADVAIAANMEPQPANFHDPELMEDGLTPYKAFNTTSFGVPGTAMPAFPTLSEEDRWSLAFFVFTLRQPPCQGEPPNASLERLATSTDAELAKAFGADKVACLRRNMPDADEEKVLLNARAAVGHAMRMGAEGDYVGAKNALLDAYLNGLEPVEPKLRGRDPALTQKLEEAFMQARLAAERKSPHLQDEGRELLSLLDQARKTTGSTTDVLSVAWLTLLILLREGFEATIIVTALLAALKKMKAMDQVRVVHAGWVSALIAGAVAYIIGRKLLAGAQREWLEGVTALVAVGMLLYAALWLNARANVSHFMGELRQKMQGALGRGSTVGLFVIAFTSVLRESFETAIFLQGLAVDSAAGVVWGVVAGVVALAVLVLFVNRMGYRLPMKTLFNLSTVVMVVTAVMLLGKGIHSLQEVGALPLVPVRFISVDMLGLYPDALSLVPQALLAVAPLVYRALRRRPREETPASGDSATPTQPLR from the coding sequence GTGAAACACGCCGCCGCCCTCACGTTGTGCCTGCTGCTCGCGCTGTCCTCTTCTGCCCGGGCCGAGGCTCCGGCGACCGACGAGGGGCGCACCTGGCACCGGTTGGTGGGCATCCTCCAGTACCTCCAGGCGGACTACCCGGCGGCGGTGTCGTCCCAGTCGGAGTTCGAGCTGACGGAGCAGAAGAGCTTCGCGGCGGAGGCGCTGGCGGCGGCGAAGGACCTGGGCCCGGCGGCGGCCACGTTCGTGCCCCGCGTGGAGGCCATCCAGGCGCGCGTCGATGAAGCGAAGGACCCGGAGGGCGTGAGCCGCGACTGCGGGGAGCTGGTGGAGAGCCTGGTGCTCGCGGGCGGCCTGGCGCGCAGCCCTCGCGTGGCGCCGGACCTGGAGCACGGCAAGAAGCTCTTCCAGGCCAACTGCACCGCGTGCCACGGCACGGAGGGCAAGGCGGACGTGGCCATCGCGGCCAACATGGAGCCTCAGCCGGCGAACTTCCACGACCCGGAGCTGATGGAGGACGGGCTCACGCCTTACAAGGCGTTCAACACCACCAGCTTCGGCGTGCCCGGCACGGCGATGCCGGCCTTCCCCACGCTCTCCGAGGAGGACCGCTGGTCGCTGGCCTTCTTCGTCTTCACCCTGCGCCAGCCGCCGTGCCAGGGCGAGCCGCCCAACGCGTCGCTGGAGCGGCTGGCCACGTCCACGGACGCGGAGCTGGCCAAGGCGTTCGGCGCGGACAAGGTGGCGTGCCTGCGCCGGAACATGCCGGACGCGGACGAGGAGAAGGTCCTGCTCAACGCGCGCGCGGCGGTGGGCCACGCGATGCGCATGGGCGCGGAGGGCGACTACGTGGGCGCGAAGAACGCGCTCCTGGACGCGTACCTGAACGGCCTGGAGCCGGTGGAGCCCAAGCTGCGCGGGCGCGACCCGGCGCTCACCCAGAAGCTGGAGGAGGCCTTCATGCAGGCGCGGCTCGCCGCCGAGCGCAAGAGCCCGCACCTGCAGGACGAGGGGCGCGAGCTGCTGTCGCTGTTGGACCAGGCGCGCAAGACGACCGGCAGCACCACGGACGTGCTGTCCGTGGCGTGGCTCACGCTGCTCATCCTGCTGCGTGAGGGCTTCGAGGCGACCATCATCGTCACGGCGCTCCTGGCCGCGCTGAAGAAGATGAAGGCCATGGACCAGGTGCGCGTGGTGCACGCGGGCTGGGTGTCCGCGCTCATCGCGGGCGCCGTCGCGTACATCATCGGCCGCAAGCTGCTGGCGGGCGCGCAGCGCGAGTGGCTGGAGGGCGTCACCGCGCTCGTCGCCGTGGGCATGCTGCTGTACGCGGCGCTGTGGCTCAACGCGCGCGCCAACGTGAGCCACTTCATGGGCGAATTGCGCCAGAAGATGCAGGGCGCGCTGGGCCGGGGCAGCACGGTGGGCCTGTTCGTCATCGCGTTCACGTCCGTGCTGCGTGAGAGCTTCGAGACGGCCATCTTCCTCCAGGGCCTGGCGGTGGACTCCGCGGCGGGCGTCGTCTGGGGCGTGGTGGCGGGCGTCGTGGCGCTGGCGGTGCTGGTGCTCTTCGTCAACCGCATGGGCTACCGGCTGCCCATGAAGACGCTCTTCAACCTCTCCACGGTGGTGATGGTGGTGACGGCGGTGATGCTGCTGGGCAAGGGCATCCACTCGCTGCAGGAGGTGGGCGCGCTGCCGCTGGTGCCGGTGCGCTTCATCTCCGTGGACATGCTGGGCCTGTATCCGGACGCGCTGTCCCTGGTGCCGCAGGCGCTGCTGGCCGTGGCGCCGCTCGTCTACCGGGCCCTGCGGCGCCGTCCCCGCGAGGAGACCCCCGCCTCCGGTGACAGCGCGACGCCGACGCAGCCGTTGCGGTAG
- a CDS encoding GlsB/YeaQ/YmgE family stress response membrane protein, whose translation MKHTRPSLLLALLLVSGLASAQEAPAEPAQVPAGSLTPPPLVGAPDQDVPPPPDVTSGDEVPTRTSVTPEALPSVKAAPAAKDPVPRVALEVLGGTAGGVVGATVLGSVGYLLGSATVGCDECLVMAVAGAAAGSIIGIPVGTYAGGRFMGGRGRVGATVAGSMVGWGATFLALTLVNSGGTEAPPALNAALFILPVVGASAGFELSHANALRKEAAVQEPPPGPAVRLMPVATYSSKGPHLGLMGSF comes from the coding sequence GTGAAGCACACACGGCCGTCCCTACTCCTCGCCCTGCTGCTCGTGTCGGGCCTGGCCTCCGCCCAGGAGGCCCCCGCCGAGCCGGCACAGGTTCCCGCCGGGAGCCTCACGCCCCCACCGCTGGTGGGCGCGCCGGACCAGGACGTGCCTCCCCCGCCGGACGTCACCTCCGGTGACGAGGTCCCCACGCGCACCTCCGTCACCCCGGAGGCGCTGCCTTCCGTGAAGGCCGCGCCTGCCGCGAAGGACCCGGTGCCGCGCGTGGCGCTGGAGGTGCTGGGCGGCACGGCGGGCGGCGTCGTGGGCGCGACGGTGCTGGGCTCGGTGGGGTACCTGCTGGGGTCCGCCACGGTGGGCTGTGACGAGTGCCTGGTGATGGCCGTCGCGGGCGCCGCGGCCGGAAGCATCATCGGCATCCCGGTGGGCACCTACGCGGGCGGCCGGTTCATGGGCGGACGCGGCCGGGTGGGCGCGACGGTGGCCGGGAGCATGGTGGGCTGGGGCGCGACGTTCCTGGCCCTCACGCTGGTGAACAGCGGAGGCACGGAGGCGCCGCCGGCCCTCAACGCCGCCCTCTTCATCCTCCCCGTGGTGGGCGCGAGCGCGGGCTTCGAGTTGTCCCACGCCAACGCCCTGCGCAAGGAGGCCGCGGTGCAGGAGCCTCCCCCGGGCCCGGCCGTGCGCCTGATGCCCGTGGCCACCTACAGTTCCAAGGGCCCGCACCTGGGACTGATGGGCAGCTTCTAG
- a CDS encoding glutathione S-transferase family protein: MTITLTAFERSPDRGRGLARDMRVRWALEEVGQPYDVRLVSFEAMKQPAHKALHPFGQIPTYEEDGLALFESGAIVFHIAERHAGLLPEDAHGRARAIAWMFAALNTVEPPIFDRSLVTILERDQPWYEHRLRALDDLIRKRLDDLSARLGDADWLDGAFSAADILMVTVLRRAQAMGILEAYPGLAAYIARAEARPAYQRAFAAQLAVFTAAPATG; encoded by the coding sequence ATGACGATCACCCTCACCGCCTTCGAGCGCTCGCCCGACCGAGGCAGGGGTCTGGCGCGGGACATGCGGGTGCGCTGGGCGCTGGAAGAGGTGGGCCAGCCCTACGACGTCCGCCTGGTGTCGTTCGAAGCGATGAAGCAGCCCGCGCACAAGGCGCTGCATCCGTTCGGGCAGATCCCGACCTATGAAGAGGACGGGCTCGCCCTGTTCGAGTCTGGCGCGATCGTCTTCCACATCGCGGAGCGCCATGCCGGCCTGCTGCCGGAGGACGCGCATGGCCGCGCCCGTGCGATTGCGTGGATGTTCGCGGCGCTCAACACGGTCGAGCCGCCCATCTTCGACCGCAGCCTGGTGACGATTCTGGAGCGCGACCAGCCCTGGTACGAGCATCGCCTGCGCGCGCTGGACGACCTCATCCGGAAGCGGCTGGACGACCTCTCCGCGCGCCTCGGCGACGCCGACTGGCTCGACGGCGCCTTCAGCGCGGCCGACATCCTCATGGTGACGGTCCTGCGCAGAGCGCAGGCGATGGGCATCCTCGAGGCGTATCCGGGCCTCGCCGCCTATATCGCCCGCGCCGAAGCGCGCCCGGCCTACCAGCGCGCGTTCGCCGCGCAGCTGGCGGTGTTCACCGCCGCCCCTGCCACCGGGTGA
- a CDS encoding MBL fold metallo-hydrolase — translation MSEPLPGMGLFAPHTPVEPRPSSVVILYRRAHSGVEVFWVKRERALTFAGGFQAFPGGKLDKDDHEVPVQGAQEEEAALRSAAARELFEEAGVLVAEGARALSPEALEEGRAALLAGTVKWSEWLVRHTLSLRAEDLKPAGRWVTPPSVPVRFDTRFYLVELPEGAAASIIPGELTEGAWIRPEDALSRWSDGTALLHPPAQHALQVLSEFTDEADARAKLSTPPYCPGYVAQRIEFQRGVRVVALETPTLPPATHTNAYVLGTGDLLIVDPGSSDVKQYAKLLSLVAGLKAEGARPVAVVLTHHHGDHVGGAFAVKERLGIPLWCHASTADRLDFPVERLLEDGEVLNLDGPMVQRWHVLHTPGHARGHLCLVDSRSKAAIVGDMVASVGSIVIDPPEGNMVEYLTQLKRLRDWPVTTLYPAHGSPVPDGPGKLNEYLRHRAQREALILEAVPATGATLAEVVATAYADTPPLLHPVAERSALASLEKLVAEGRVREESFTWFRVGA, via the coding sequence ATGAGCGAGCCCCTTCCCGGCATGGGCCTCTTCGCGCCCCACACCCCCGTGGAGCCCCGGCCCTCCTCGGTGGTCATCCTCTATCGCCGCGCGCACTCCGGCGTGGAGGTGTTCTGGGTGAAGCGCGAGCGCGCGCTCACCTTCGCGGGCGGCTTCCAGGCCTTCCCCGGCGGCAAGCTGGACAAGGACGACCACGAAGTGCCCGTGCAGGGCGCCCAGGAAGAAGAAGCCGCGCTGCGCTCCGCGGCGGCGCGCGAGCTGTTCGAGGAGGCGGGCGTGCTGGTGGCGGAAGGCGCGCGAGCGCTGTCTCCCGAGGCGCTGGAGGAGGGGCGGGCGGCGCTGCTCGCGGGCACGGTGAAGTGGAGCGAGTGGCTGGTCCGCCACACGCTGTCCCTGCGCGCGGAGGACCTCAAGCCCGCGGGGCGCTGGGTGACGCCGCCGTCCGTCCCGGTGCGCTTCGACACGCGCTTCTACCTGGTGGAGCTGCCGGAGGGTGCGGCGGCGAGCATCATCCCGGGCGAGCTGACGGAAGGCGCGTGGATTCGCCCGGAGGACGCGCTGTCCCGCTGGAGCGACGGCACGGCGCTGCTCCATCCGCCCGCGCAGCACGCGTTGCAGGTGCTGTCCGAGTTCACGGACGAAGCGGACGCGCGCGCGAAGCTGAGCACGCCGCCGTACTGCCCGGGCTACGTGGCCCAGCGCATCGAGTTCCAGCGCGGCGTGCGCGTGGTGGCGCTGGAGACGCCCACGCTGCCTCCGGCGACGCACACGAACGCGTACGTGCTGGGCACGGGCGACCTGCTCATCGTGGACCCCGGCTCGTCGGACGTGAAGCAGTACGCGAAGCTCCTGTCGCTGGTGGCGGGGCTGAAGGCGGAGGGCGCCCGTCCGGTGGCGGTGGTGCTCACGCATCACCACGGCGACCACGTGGGCGGGGCGTTCGCGGTGAAGGAGCGGCTGGGCATTCCGCTCTGGTGTCATGCGAGCACGGCGGACCGGCTGGACTTCCCGGTGGAGCGGCTCCTGGAGGACGGCGAGGTGCTGAACCTGGACGGGCCGATGGTGCAGCGCTGGCACGTGCTGCACACGCCGGGGCACGCGCGAGGGCACCTGTGCCTGGTGGATTCGCGCAGCAAGGCGGCCATCGTGGGGGACATGGTGGCGAGCGTGGGCTCCATCGTCATCGACCCGCCCGAGGGCAACATGGTGGAGTACCTCACGCAGTTGAAGCGGCTGCGCGACTGGCCCGTGACGACGCTGTACCCCGCGCACGGCTCACCGGTGCCGGACGGCCCGGGCAAGCTGAACGAGTACCTGCGCCACCGCGCCCAGCGCGAGGCCCTCATCCTGGAGGCGGTGCCCGCGACGGGCGCGACGCTCGCGGAGGTGGTGGCCACGGCCTACGCGGACACGCCGCCCCTCTTGCACCCGGTGGCGGAGCGCAGCGCCCTGGCGTCCCTGGAGAAGCTGGTGGCCGAAGGGCGCGTGCGCGAGGAGTCCTTCACCTGGTTCCGCGTCGGAGCATGA
- a CDS encoding HD domain-containing protein, with amino-acid sequence MRIRDPIHGVIPVSDPEKAVIDSRYYQRLRYVRQLGFGDMAFPGATHTRHAHCLGAMYVASRVFNAVASRSELPDDVREHFCTAVRLAVLCHDLGHMPLSHASERIAPRRSLLRLPGWLDAVAEGEQATHEDYTAKLLLDSSLTDIIQKEFGPRGITAMAAVALITGAKPPKDPGFTYKGVDWSPLLRAIVSGELDADRMDYLLRDSFYTGVNYGRYDMDWIVSNLNPAVKDGRAVLALSRAAAFAFEDFLLSRYHMFVSVYLHHTSVNFDHMLRRYYEETPGEFEIPHDPESFLLCDDAALWYTLRRSKNRWAERISRRQGFKLLAQFTERDTGYDLEVLNSALTSGGFEHYTVLSKGALSKYVGASGGGGNPGLFILDVSTGRLTEVARYTPLYQRYSGAVRLTRLYVRPDQAERAREMMGRLLGQTTQS; translated from the coding sequence ATGCGGATTCGCGACCCCATCCACGGCGTCATCCCGGTGAGCGACCCGGAGAAGGCCGTCATCGACAGTCGCTACTACCAGCGCCTGCGCTACGTGCGGCAACTGGGCTTCGGGGACATGGCCTTCCCCGGCGCCACCCACACCCGCCATGCCCACTGCCTGGGCGCCATGTACGTCGCCTCACGCGTCTTCAACGCCGTGGCCAGCCGCTCCGAGCTGCCGGACGATGTGCGTGAACATTTCTGCACCGCCGTACGCCTGGCGGTGCTCTGTCATGACCTGGGGCACATGCCCCTGTCGCACGCGTCCGAGCGCATCGCGCCCCGGCGGTCGCTGCTGCGGTTGCCTGGCTGGCTGGACGCCGTGGCGGAAGGGGAGCAGGCGACCCACGAGGACTACACGGCGAAGCTGCTCCTGGACAGCTCGCTGACGGACATCATCCAGAAGGAGTTCGGTCCGCGCGGCATCACCGCCATGGCGGCGGTGGCGCTCATCACGGGCGCGAAGCCGCCCAAGGACCCGGGCTTCACGTACAAGGGCGTGGACTGGTCGCCGCTGCTTCGCGCCATCGTGTCCGGGGAGCTGGACGCGGACCGGATGGACTACCTGCTGCGCGACTCGTTCTACACGGGCGTGAACTACGGCCGGTACGACATGGATTGGATCGTCTCCAACCTGAACCCGGCGGTGAAGGACGGGCGCGCGGTGCTGGCCCTGTCGCGCGCGGCGGCGTTCGCGTTCGAGGACTTCCTGCTCAGCCGCTACCACATGTTCGTGTCGGTGTACCTGCACCACACGTCGGTGAACTTCGACCACATGCTGCGCCGGTACTACGAGGAGACGCCCGGCGAGTTCGAGATTCCCCACGACCCGGAGTCCTTCCTCCTCTGCGACGACGCGGCGCTCTGGTACACGCTGCGCCGCTCGAAGAACCGGTGGGCGGAGCGCATCAGCCGCCGGCAGGGCTTCAAGCTGCTGGCGCAGTTCACGGAGCGCGACACGGGCTACGACCTGGAGGTGCTCAACAGCGCGCTCACCAGCGGCGGCTTCGAGCACTACACGGTGCTGTCCAAGGGGGCGCTCAGCAAGTACGTGGGGGCCTCCGGGGGCGGCGGCAACCCGGGGCTGTTCATCCTGGACGTGTCCACGGGAAGGCTGACGGAGGTGGCGCGCTACACGCCGCTCTACCAGCGCTACAGTGGCGCGGTGCGACTGACGCGGCTCTATGTCCGGCCGGACCAGGCGGAGCGGGCGCGCGAGATGATGGGCCGGCTGCTCGGCCAGACGACGCAATCCTGA
- a CDS encoding D-alanine--D-alanine ligase family protein, whose protein sequence is MHIILLHNRDHDLLEDDPGREAREDVVRVAESLAHALSRDGVAAEPLAIEGDKLDFVEALRFLQPDLVVNLCESLAADSRGEMAVPCLLDALGLPYTGSSALSLGLALHKPKAKDVLRAHGVSTPASCVVKKREDALAVDLPWPLIVKPAREDASVGMDFDSVVTERSALVRACESVLRTFHQPALVEQFIPGREVYVPLLGNSPRQALPLTEIHFGRAFDDRPNIVSYRAKWEAESPEYRDSPTGPCRLDAVQEARCIQTALEAFAALDCQDYGRVDLRVSPEGVPYVIDINPNCDLHPGAGFAKAAQAAGMDYAALASRIVEVALERTHGNPHARKKGPGTARRVDPANRNLLAGGAGLRHRAG, encoded by the coding sequence ATGCACATCATCCTGCTGCACAATCGTGACCACGACCTCCTCGAGGACGACCCCGGGCGCGAAGCCCGCGAGGACGTGGTCCGGGTGGCCGAGAGCCTGGCCCACGCGCTCAGCCGGGACGGCGTGGCCGCCGAGCCGCTCGCCATCGAAGGAGACAAGCTGGACTTCGTGGAGGCCCTGCGCTTCCTCCAGCCCGACCTCGTGGTGAACCTCTGCGAGTCGCTGGCCGCCGACAGCCGCGGGGAGATGGCCGTCCCCTGCCTCCTGGACGCGCTGGGCCTGCCGTACACCGGCTCGTCCGCCCTGTCGCTGGGCCTGGCGCTGCACAAGCCCAAGGCCAAGGACGTGCTGCGCGCCCACGGCGTCTCCACCCCTGCCTCCTGCGTGGTGAAGAAGCGCGAGGACGCGTTGGCGGTAGACCTGCCGTGGCCCCTCATCGTGAAGCCCGCGCGCGAGGACGCCAGCGTGGGCATGGACTTCGACTCGGTCGTGACGGAGCGCTCGGCGCTCGTGCGGGCGTGCGAGTCCGTGCTGCGCACCTTCCATCAGCCCGCGCTCGTGGAGCAGTTCATCCCGGGGCGTGAGGTCTATGTTCCGCTGCTCGGCAACAGCCCGCGCCAGGCGCTGCCGCTCACGGAGATCCACTTCGGTCGCGCGTTCGACGACCGGCCGAACATCGTGTCGTACCGGGCCAAGTGGGAGGCGGAGTCACCGGAGTACCGGGACTCGCCCACGGGACCCTGCCGGCTCGACGCAGTGCAGGAAGCGCGTTGCATCCAGACGGCGCTGGAAGCATTTGCAGCGCTGGATTGCCAGGACTATGGACGCGTGGACCTTCGGGTGTCGCCCGAGGGTGTGCCGTACGTCATCGACATCAACCCCAACTGTGACCTGCACCCGGGCGCGGGGTTCGCGAAGGCGGCGCAGGCCGCCGGCATGGACTACGCGGCCCTGGCCTCCCGCATCGTGGAGGTCGCGCTTGAAAGGACCCATGGAAATCCGCACGCTCGAAAGAAAGGACCGGGAACCGCTCGCCGCGTTGATCCGGCGAATCGAAACCTTCTCGCAGGAGGAGCAGGACTGCGCCATCGAGCTGGTTGA
- a CDS encoding GNAT family N-acetyltransferase translates to MIRRIETFSQEEQDCAIELVDTALTAGNRDYTILVADRGQDGGGLVGYCCYGPTPMTENTFDLYWIASAQEVRGQGIGAGLISAMEADLRRRKARIIRVETSATEAYGPTRGFYASMKYGEEARLRDFYKQGDDLIILTKRL, encoded by the coding sequence TTGATCCGGCGAATCGAAACCTTCTCGCAGGAGGAGCAGGACTGCGCCATCGAGCTGGTTGACACCGCGCTCACGGCGGGCAACCGGGACTACACCATCCTGGTGGCGGACCGCGGGCAGGACGGCGGCGGTCTGGTGGGCTACTGCTGCTACGGCCCCACGCCGATGACGGAGAACACCTTCGACCTGTACTGGATCGCCTCCGCGCAGGAGGTCCGTGGCCAGGGCATCGGAGCGGGGCTCATCTCCGCCATGGAGGCCGACCTGCGCCGCCGCAAGGCGCGGATCATCCGCGTGGAGACGAGCGCCACGGAGGCCTACGGCCCCACGCGCGGCTTCTACGCGTCCATGAAGTACGGCGAGGAGGCGCGCCTGCGCGACTTCTACAAGCAGGGTGATGACCTCATCATCCTGACCAAGCGCCTGTAA
- a CDS encoding transglutaminase-like domain-containing protein: MRRTRLGLLSLLALLTGAPSPAWAQAPAALKNQAKAAAAKAQAKTSQAPQAQEQLSDALKAPRPKGGEYFGLYLMDKKVGWFFTDLTVLPGNKAQSINELIFKAQVGTRVSERVHREVRVYEAKPGGKLLSFTVTQKGDGGDNELVGTVTGDALRVVRKRPGQPDEVLKPMPLPKETIEDADQARVALLRGQKVEGVALDGTDLEGYRTVTTVEAPEEQVLGGVKVKLSRVSTLSDKEKVPVAAFLTTDGKMVRVDFGQTMQARAESESVAKRMDLVEVFGLTRVVLPKPLPAKAREVPGQLKLVMKNLPEKFQQDTYRQKYQRLPDGRVEVTLLAAPPSPKGRVGRPVADPDGGENLKSTLAVEADAPAIKAQAKSIIREEKDAYTAARMLSAWVYSNLQKDYGASADRATDVLRQKKGDCTEHSLLTVAMLRASGIPARRVDGVIYMVNSDGVPALYWHEWVEAYVGEWTQLDPTFNQPVADATHFYVGYEGNAEITPLIGSLQVTDVK, encoded by the coding sequence ATGCGACGCACCCGTCTGGGATTGTTGAGCCTGCTCGCCCTGCTGACAGGGGCACCCTCCCCGGCCTGGGCCCAGGCCCCCGCCGCGCTGAAGAACCAGGCGAAGGCCGCGGCGGCCAAGGCCCAGGCGAAGACCTCCCAGGCCCCGCAGGCCCAGGAGCAGCTCTCCGACGCGCTGAAGGCCCCGCGCCCCAAGGGCGGCGAGTACTTTGGCCTGTACCTGATGGACAAGAAGGTGGGTTGGTTCTTCACCGACCTGACGGTGCTGCCGGGCAACAAGGCCCAGAGCATCAACGAGCTCATCTTCAAGGCGCAGGTGGGCACGCGCGTGTCGGAGCGCGTGCACCGCGAGGTGCGCGTCTACGAAGCGAAGCCGGGCGGCAAGCTCCTGTCCTTCACCGTCACGCAGAAGGGCGACGGCGGGGACAACGAGCTGGTGGGCACGGTGACGGGTGACGCCCTGCGCGTGGTGCGCAAGCGCCCGGGACAGCCGGATGAGGTGCTCAAGCCCATGCCGCTGCCCAAGGAGACGATTGAAGACGCGGATCAGGCGCGCGTGGCGCTGCTTCGCGGCCAGAAGGTGGAGGGCGTGGCGCTGGACGGCACGGACCTGGAGGGCTACCGCACCGTCACGACGGTGGAGGCTCCGGAGGAGCAGGTGCTGGGCGGCGTGAAGGTGAAGCTGTCGCGGGTGAGCACGCTGTCGGACAAGGAGAAGGTGCCGGTGGCGGCCTTCCTGACGACGGACGGCAAGATGGTGCGGGTGGACTTCGGCCAGACGATGCAGGCGCGGGCCGAGTCCGAGTCGGTGGCGAAGCGGATGGACCTGGTGGAGGTGTTTGGCCTCACGCGCGTGGTGCTGCCCAAGCCGCTGCCCGCGAAGGCGCGCGAGGTTCCCGGCCAGCTGAAGCTGGTGATGAAGAACCTGCCGGAGAAGTTCCAGCAGGACACGTACCGGCAGAAGTACCAGCGGCTGCCGGACGGCCGCGTGGAGGTGACGCTGCTCGCGGCGCCGCCTTCGCCCAAGGGGCGCGTGGGCCGGCCGGTGGCGGACCCGGACGGTGGGGAGAACCTCAAGTCCACGCTCGCGGTGGAGGCGGACGCGCCGGCCATCAAGGCGCAGGCCAAGAGCATCATCCGAGAGGAGAAGGACGCGTACACGGCGGCGCGGATGCTGTCCGCGTGGGTGTACAGCAACCTGCAGAAGGACTACGGCGCCAGCGCGGACCGGGCCACGGACGTGCTGCGCCAGAAGAAGGGCGACTGCACGGAGCACTCGCTGCTCACGGTGGCCATGCTGCGCGCGTCCGGCATCCCCGCGCGCCGCGTGGACGGCGTCATCTACATGGTGAACTCCGACGGCGTGCCCGCGCTGTACTGGCACGAGTGGGTGGAGGCCTACGTGGGCGAGTGGACCCAGTTGGATCCCACCTTCAACCAGCCCGTCGCGGACGCCACCCACTTCTATGTGGGCTACGAGGGGAACGCGGAGATCACGCCCCTCATCGGTTCGTTGCAGGTCACGGACGTGAAGTAG